In Nocardia terpenica, the genomic window GCCGTCCGACGCCGGGAACGGCGCCGGCCCGGCCGACGACTCCGTACTCAGCGATTCCGGAGACGCGAAACCATGAGACTGCAGCGCGGATCGCAGCAACGGTGGCTGCGCACCCTCGGCGGCCTGGCCGTGGTCGGTGCCGTCCTGCTCAGCGGCTGCGCCAATCTGCCGGACTCCTCGGCCCCGCAGGCGCTGGGCACCATCGACCGCGAGCCGACGTCCACCACGCTGCCGCAACCGATCCAGGGTCGCGAGCCGGACCTGTTGCTCCGCGACTTCCTCCAGGCCACCGCCGATCCGACCAATCGGCATCAGGCCGCGCGCCAGTACCTTTCGCCCACCGCGGCGGTCACCTGGGACGACTCCGCCAGCACGACGATCGTGGAAAGCCCGGACACGCTGCGCGAGTCGCGGGCCGGGGACACCGCGACCTACAAGATCCGCGCCAACAAGGTCGGCGAGCTCGAGGCCGACGGCTCCTATCGCGCCGGACCGGCCGCCTCCAGCTTCGAGATCCGGGTCGAGATGGTCCGGGTCGGCGGCGAGTGGCGCATCGCCGATCCGCCGCCCGGCGTGATCGTGGTCAACACCGCCTTCGAGAAGACCTACCGGCGCTACCTGCTGTATTTCCCGAATGCCGCCGGTACCACCATGGTTCCGGACCTGCGCTGGATCTCCGAGCGCAAAGACCAACTCACGCAACGGTTGCTGAGCATGCTGTCGGAGGGACCGCAGCCCGCGCTCGTCCCGGCCGTGCACAATATGCTGTCCGGCCCGGTGACCCTGCGCGGCGGAATCACCAAGGTGAACGGCGACACCGGCGGTATCGGTGTCGGAGTGGGCGGGGTGCAGATCGACTTCGCGGGCGCCTCGACCCTGGATCAGCACGGCAAGGAGCTGCTGGCCGCGCAGGTCGTGCTCACCCTGGCCGGTGCGGACGTGCTGGGCCCGTACATGCTGCTGGCCGACGGCAAACCGCTCGACGAGCGGTTCACCAGCACCGGCTGGTCCTCGGCCGACGTCAACGCGCTGAGCCCGACCGCCAACGCGCACAACAGGATCGGCCTGCACGCGGTGCGCGACGGCGGCCTGGTGAAGGTGGACACCACCAAGAACGATATCGAGCCCACCCCGGGCTATTTCGGCTCCGCGCACAACCTGCAGTGGGTGGCGCTGTCGCAGGACGGTCAGCTGGTCGCCGCGGTCGCCGACAACGGCCAGCAGGGCGGCGATCCGTCCAAGACGCTGGTGATCGGCAGCTACGACGGCAGCAATGTCTTCTCCGTGGCGCAGGGCAACACCTTCACCCGCCCGTCCTGGACCGCCGACGGCAGCGCCGCCTGGACCGTCGTGGACGGCAACCGGGTGATCCGGGCCGGGCACGACCGCAACACCGGCAACGTCTCCGTGCAGGACGTCGATACCTCGGCCCTGTTCGCGCCGCCCGCGGACCCCAACGATGCCACGCCGCGGCTGCCGATCACCGATCTGCGCATCGACCGCACGGGCGCGCGCGCCGCGTTCATCGCGGGCGGCAAGATCTATGCCGCCGTGGTGGTTCCGCAACCGGACGGAAAATACGCGCTCGCCTCGCCGCTGCCGGTCGTGGTCACGCTCAGCACGGCCGCGGTCTCGCTGGACTGGTACGGCGCCGATCGGATCATCTTCGCCCGGGAGGGCAATGTGGACCCCGTGCAGACGGTCTCCATCGACGGTTCCCATGTGGACCTGATGACCAGCCAGAACCTCACCGCGCCGGTCCGGATCGTGAGCGCCTCGCCCGACACCCTGTTCGTCGCGGACGCGCGCGCGGTGATGCAGCTGCAGTCCGCCGAGCCGAACAACGAGCGGATCTGGCGCGAGGTGTACGGCCTGGGCGCGAACGCCGTTCCGGTGTTACCGGGCTGATCGGCGGCGCATACTCAGCGCATGCTGCTGGAGCTGATCCTGCCGCAGGCGTGCGGGGGTTGCGGGGCGCCCGGGGCGAGCTGGTGCGCCGCATGCGCGGAAAGTGTTGCGGGCCCGCCGTTTCGGGTGCGCCCGCGGGTCGACCCCGGGGTGCCGTGCTGGGCGCTGTCCGGGTACGCGGGCCCGGCGCGGCGGGCGGTGGTGGCGGCCAAGGAGCACGGCCGTCGCGATCTGCTCGCACCGCTCGGCATGGCGCTGGCCAGGGGCCTGGATACCTTACGGGCGCGCGGGCGGCCGCTGCTGCTGGTGCCCGCGCCCACCCGGCGGGCGGCCGCGCGGCGGCGCGGGGGCGATCCGGTGGCCCGGGCGGCCCGGGTCGCCGCGAGTTGGCTGGAAGATTGCCAGAGTCATACGCTCTTGGCCGCCGGGCGCGGGGTTCGCGATTCGGTCGGATTGGACGCCGCCGCACGCCGGGACAATCTGCGTGGCCGAATCAGGCCACCGTCCGGTTCGCTGCCGGCGGCGGCCCGGGATCCGGATGCCGAAATAGTGCTGGTCGATGATGTCCTGACCACCGGCGTCACCGCGGACGAGTCGGTTCGCGCGCTCGCCGCGGCCGGGATGAGCGTCCG contains:
- a CDS encoding ComF family protein — translated: MLLELILPQACGGCGAPGASWCAACAESVAGPPFRVRPRVDPGVPCWALSGYAGPARRAVVAAKEHGRRDLLAPLGMALARGLDTLRARGRPLLLVPAPTRRAAARRRGGDPVARAARVAASWLEDCQSHTLLAAGRGVRDSVGLDAAARRDNLRGRIRPPSGSLPAAARDPDAEIVLVDDVLTTGVTADESVRALAAAGMSVRAVMVTCAA
- the lpqB gene encoding MtrAB system accessory lipoprotein LpqB — translated: MRLQRGSQQRWLRTLGGLAVVGAVLLSGCANLPDSSAPQALGTIDREPTSTTLPQPIQGREPDLLLRDFLQATADPTNRHQAARQYLSPTAAVTWDDSASTTIVESPDTLRESRAGDTATYKIRANKVGELEADGSYRAGPAASSFEIRVEMVRVGGEWRIADPPPGVIVVNTAFEKTYRRYLLYFPNAAGTTMVPDLRWISERKDQLTQRLLSMLSEGPQPALVPAVHNMLSGPVTLRGGITKVNGDTGGIGVGVGGVQIDFAGASTLDQHGKELLAAQVVLTLAGADVLGPYMLLADGKPLDERFTSTGWSSADVNALSPTANAHNRIGLHAVRDGGLVKVDTTKNDIEPTPGYFGSAHNLQWVALSQDGQLVAAVADNGQQGGDPSKTLVIGSYDGSNVFSVAQGNTFTRPSWTADGSAAWTVVDGNRVIRAGHDRNTGNVSVQDVDTSALFAPPADPNDATPRLPITDLRIDRTGARAAFIAGGKIYAAVVVPQPDGKYALASPLPVVVTLSTAAVSLDWYGADRIIFAREGNVDPVQTVSIDGSHVDLMTSQNLTAPVRIVSASPDTLFVADARAVMQLQSAEPNNERIWREVYGLGANAVPVLPG